The Raoultibacter phocaeensis genome includes a window with the following:
- a CDS encoding response regulator transcription factor translates to MGTKRRTDARKNDEGSIGSRFVVELGQANIPMTIGFALCQLWLTLCFFAPQLFPDNASVSVYEISLGVCAASLLPALAFAKRFEELLENRTVIVALSVCAGIGTFMIPFSAGGSFLSIALQVCAGILTGIASGWFFVAWYQAFCKANDLVGFVLSVLVNSLFMYVLTAVAYLPELSPWIIVGIASIMPVGSAVLLVKTPRNEEFISEPKLPPKRTGQRKALFLLCCSIFVISFIDEFMRNYYLQGSDLLFYSGGLNLVLLIVKVACSIMLVVIITDHSHRMSLVYRISFLLTMIAVLFMPYAQHNLDLMYGITNFGAFLFKIMIMIIAFNFCQRYRTSPALVFSLTRIAFSLDLLLGFGMFHAYRHFEAILPDLLGITSVILGVLVVATYSFVFTEHGNVPIFVKVEAPAETSGSLDDRCKRLIRIGKLSGRESDVLKLMAKGRSAPRIQEELHLSMNTVNTHTSHIYQKLKVHSRQELLDLLEETAPDEEDSQG, encoded by the coding sequence ATGGGAACAAAACGGAGAACCGACGCAAGAAAAAACGACGAAGGCTCCATCGGATCGCGCTTTGTCGTCGAATTGGGGCAAGCGAATATTCCGATGACGATAGGATTCGCCCTCTGCCAGCTTTGGCTCACACTTTGCTTTTTCGCACCGCAGCTCTTTCCCGACAACGCGTCGGTCAGCGTGTACGAGATATCGCTCGGCGTATGCGCGGCTTCGCTGCTTCCCGCCCTCGCATTCGCAAAGCGATTCGAGGAGCTGCTCGAAAACCGCACCGTCATCGTTGCGCTTTCCGTGTGCGCAGGCATCGGAACGTTCATGATCCCCTTTTCGGCGGGAGGCTCGTTCCTCTCGATTGCGCTGCAGGTTTGCGCGGGCATACTCACAGGCATTGCTTCAGGCTGGTTTTTCGTTGCGTGGTACCAAGCGTTCTGCAAAGCAAACGATTTGGTCGGGTTCGTCCTGAGTGTACTTGTGAACAGCTTGTTCATGTATGTGTTGACCGCTGTAGCCTATCTTCCCGAGCTCAGTCCGTGGATCATCGTGGGCATTGCATCGATCATGCCGGTAGGATCAGCCGTTCTGCTTGTAAAAACACCGCGCAACGAAGAGTTCATCAGCGAACCGAAGCTGCCTCCGAAGCGGACCGGGCAGCGCAAAGCGCTCTTCTTACTGTGCTGCAGCATCTTCGTCATCAGCTTCATCGACGAATTCATGCGCAACTATTACCTGCAAGGCTCCGATTTACTGTTCTACTCGGGCGGGCTCAACCTCGTGCTGCTGATCGTCAAAGTCGCCTGCTCCATCATGCTCGTGGTCATCATCACCGATCACAGCCATCGCATGTCGCTTGTGTACCGCATATCGTTTCTGCTCACCATGATCGCCGTGCTGTTCATGCCCTACGCTCAGCACAACCTCGACCTCATGTACGGCATCACCAACTTCGGCGCGTTTCTGTTCAAGATCATGATCATGATCATCGCTTTCAACTTCTGCCAGCGCTACCGCACGTCGCCCGCACTCGTGTTTTCACTGACACGCATCGCGTTCTCGCTCGATCTGCTGCTCGGATTCGGCATGTTCCATGCGTACCGCCATTTCGAGGCGATACTTCCCGACCTGCTCGGCATTACCTCGGTCATCCTCGGCGTTCTCGTCGTCGCTACGTATTCGTTCGTGTTCACCGAACACGGCAACGTTCCCATCTTCGTCAAAGTCGAAGCGCCGGCTGAAACCAGCGGATCGCTCGATGATCGATGCAAGCGGCTCATCCGCATCGGCAAGCTATCGGGACGCGAATCCGATGTGCTCAAACTCATGGCGAAGGGAAGATCCGCGCCGCGCATCCAAGAAGAGCTGCACCTTTCGATGAACACGGTAAACACCCATACGAGCCACATCTACCAGAAACTCAAGGTACACTCGCGTCAAGAGCTGCTCGATCTGCTGGAAGAGACTGCGCCTGACGAGGAAGATAGCCAAGGTTGA
- a CDS encoding FAD-dependent oxidoreductase → MEQTRRDFFKGAGLAVAGAAAFTSMGALAGCSSQPDAKSAGAFETKHECDVVIAGAGIGGLAAAVSAAEQGANVILVEASKRVGGTSRFAAGAFGPRFGADWEAAYAKAPLSDPELGKLVCDLWAPYLEWIDGLGLATEELAPGSPYVWMGGKRPAEEGSKSYTDEYLQQFGQVFADKGGTTLLGTRAVKLTTDDTGAVTGLIAEDADGPFAIAAKAVILATGGWQCDKEMCTKYIGRHADLGQAQCVPYLDGSGIKMGVEVGAQLSRSFGSFYGHPQPWPMNYLNGVDTPEGYEAVENVDDVHVLYYGTTEHSIQGMGIYVNTDGKRFVNEGLGSSLVNQEVMQQHMARAYLILDEGVREIIRQTPFCNAAVIGGDRIDHMIEKGMTVVQADTLEDLGAKIVAETADGVSFNAANLLSTVAEYNDAANAGTAGALEVPHLGVTPATALATPPFYAIPVVGGIMATFGGLKIDTETHVLGTDAQPIAGLYAIPGAAGGIMNGDYWCVMSGYSVLGKLSGEVSVAYAQSAAGAEK, encoded by the coding sequence ATGGAGCAGACACGAAGGGATTTCTTCAAGGGAGCCGGACTCGCAGTGGCGGGGGCGGCGGCGTTTACGAGCATGGGTGCGCTTGCGGGGTGCAGCTCGCAGCCCGATGCGAAATCTGCGGGGGCGTTCGAGACCAAGCACGAATGCGATGTCGTGATTGCCGGTGCTGGCATCGGCGGATTGGCTGCAGCGGTGAGCGCTGCCGAGCAGGGCGCAAACGTCATTCTCGTTGAAGCGTCGAAGCGCGTCGGCGGCACGAGCCGCTTTGCGGCGGGCGCGTTCGGACCGCGGTTTGGGGCGGATTGGGAGGCGGCGTACGCGAAGGCACCTCTGTCCGATCCGGAACTCGGCAAGCTTGTGTGCGATCTGTGGGCCCCGTATCTCGAATGGATCGATGGGCTCGGCCTTGCGACCGAAGAGCTCGCACCGGGCAGTCCGTACGTGTGGATGGGTGGTAAACGTCCCGCTGAAGAGGGATCGAAAAGCTATACCGACGAGTACCTCCAGCAATTCGGCCAGGTGTTCGCCGACAAGGGCGGCACGACGCTGCTTGGCACGCGAGCGGTCAAGCTTACCACCGACGATACGGGGGCGGTCACCGGGCTTATCGCCGAAGACGCCGACGGCCCCTTCGCCATCGCGGCGAAGGCCGTCATCCTTGCAACGGGCGGGTGGCAGTGCGATAAGGAGATGTGCACGAAGTACATCGGCCGCCACGCTGATCTGGGTCAGGCGCAGTGCGTTCCATACCTCGACGGATCGGGCATCAAGATGGGCGTCGAAGTGGGCGCGCAGCTTTCCCGCAGTTTCGGATCGTTCTACGGTCATCCGCAACCGTGGCCGATGAACTACCTGAACGGCGTCGATACGCCCGAAGGCTACGAAGCGGTTGAAAACGTCGATGACGTGCATGTTCTATATTACGGCACCACCGAGCACTCGATCCAGGGCATGGGCATCTACGTGAACACCGATGGCAAGCGCTTCGTCAACGAAGGCCTCGGCTCGTCGCTTGTGAACCAGGAGGTCATGCAGCAGCACATGGCGCGCGCTTATCTTATCCTCGACGAGGGCGTACGCGAGATTATTCGCCAGACGCCGTTCTGCAACGCCGCGGTTATCGGCGGTGACCGCATCGACCACATGATCGAGAAAGGCATGACGGTCGTGCAAGCCGATACGCTCGAAGATCTCGGGGCCAAGATCGTTGCCGAAACGGCCGACGGGGTGAGCTTCAACGCGGCCAACTTGCTTTCGACAGTTGCGGAGTACAACGATGCGGCTAATGCGGGAACTGCGGGTGCTCTCGAAGTGCCGCACCTCGGCGTAACGCCAGCCACCGCGCTTGCCACGCCGCCGTTCTACGCGATCCCGGTCGTGGGAGGCATCATGGCTACGTTCGGCGGTCTTAAGATCGATACCGAAACACACGTTCTTGGCACCGATGCGCAGCCGATCGCGGGCCTCTATGCGATTCCCGGCGCCGCAGGCGGCATCATGAACGGCGACTACTGGTGCGTCATGAGCGGCTATTCGGTGCTCGGGAAGCTCTCGGGCGAGGTTTCGGTTGCGTATGCCCAGAGCGCAGCGGGCGCCGAGAAGTAA